DNA sequence from the Vicia villosa cultivar HV-30 ecotype Madison, WI linkage group LG3, Vvil1.0, whole genome shotgun sequence genome:
AGATTGTAATTTTGTTCTCTTTGAAAATGTACATTTCTCTATCATGTATTTAGCTTCTCAAGAAGGGCAACATACCTAAATGTAGTTCACAAATTTTTATAGTTTTCCACACGATCATATTTAATTGCCTGCCTCGTTGAATTCCTTATCTATCACTTCTATTGAAAATGTTTCTTATCAATTGCATACAGTCTCTTGGCTACAAACAGCATAGTAGTCAATTCCGGATAGCGGAGCGGAGTGGCCGACCCTAAAAGTGGGATAATGGGATGACcgctatttgatttttttttttatgaatacaggaataatattatacatatattatataagtacgtaaaaaaaaaatacataaacaatacaaataataaGAGTTAGAAAAAACTGAGTAGAAAAGAAGGtaagaaaatgataaaaaaagtaGGAAAAGAAAGAAGGAAATGGGATGAGGGAAAATCAGGGAaaaggaagaaggagaagaaatgaaaggaaaaaaaagggGGGAAAAGAGTGGAATCTGAAGGAAGAGAGGACGGCGGCAATGGAGGTTGGAAGAAATTGAGGACGACGGCGATCCTTGAGGAGGGAGGAAGAATACGGCAACACACTGAAGAAGGAAGGAGAAGAAGGATTTTTCGCTCTTCTTGTGAAAGCTGCGTGAACGGAGAGAAGAGCCAACCAAAGAGAGAGGAAGATGCTTCAgaaccaaattagggttaacaTTAAAGAAGGAATCTCAAAAATACCCtcaaaacaatttaaaatttgaaGGGTAGTTTCGGTTTTTCGGGGGTTGAAGCTGACAGCGGGTTAAACCTGCTCCGGGCTGGGAAGTCGCTCCCGTGACCCGCAAAACAGCAAATAGCGCCCTCCAAACTGCTCCGCAATGGCTTTTTTGATTGCGGCTGGCCTCCGCGCCGATCTCCCAGGATAGCACGACTATCGGCTGCTATCGATAACTCTGACAGACTGTTCCCTGTTATTTTATCTTGCTTAGTTTCTAGTTTCCACCTGTTAAATATTTGTGTGAATTATGAACAATTGAAAGATTTCTAGCGTCATTGTTTTGATTAGTATAGAATGTTTTTGTTTCTTCTCAAATCCCTCTATTCTGTTTAAGAAGAAAAGTTGGTCATGGACGATGGTTGGATACAAATTTGACCAGTCAAATGCGTGGAATTAATTGTTGATAGTGGCGGTAATTATGAGAGATAATGATGTATGAATTTCTTAAAGAGATAATAAGTGCAAAGTCATTGGGTTTCTTGTTAAGTCCTATAGAAAGTTTTACTGCCTAGATGTAGAGGTAAACCTATTAATATAGATATAGTCAAGTTTTTCTGTATAAATatgttgtttatatatcataagtGCATAACCCTTTTTCCCAGGATATTCGATTGCCACAAATAACTCTCCTTCCAAAATTGTTTCCGTTTCCTTTGTCTCCTCTCCACCATCACAAGACATGATAAGGTTTAAAGTGAGGAATGTGCAAGTATCTTTGGCTCCTTCACAAGACATGATATACTTAGTTTAGTTATTTTTTCCTCCTTCACCGGGGTTCGAATGCATGTTCTTTAACTCCTCAAACTCCTTCAATCTTTAGCTCAAACCAGTTGAGCAACCCAACCCCCcaattcttaaaaatattaagtGCATGCCAGTTTCTCACTACCACTTTTTTGATGACTAGGTTATGCAAGTTGAACCCTTGATATCAAGGATTCGGACTTCAGGTCTCAAGGTCTTGCAGCAGCTGAGGGTTTCAAATGAATTTCCTGATGATGAACTGAGTTCTGAACATTTGGAGGTAAAATATTCTATTAATCTAATTAGAAATTTAAGATTCTCGGTTCAATTGCTTTTATATGTTAGCTATTTGAAATAAACTTAGGATGTATGATATCAATTTAAAATTGCAGAACTGTGTTCAGAAACTTAAGCTTTTGGAACTTGAAGAAACCTCATCCGTCATTAAGGAAGCTATTTCGGATCAACTGGATGGTGCAGGACCCAGTTCAGAGATCCTGGAAAAAATTGCTGATAGGTTGGGCCTAAATTCTAACGAGGAggttttgattgaagctgtggccCTAGAAAAGTTAAAGGAGAATGCTGAGCAGACTGAAAAGACTGCTGAAGCAGAATACATTGATCAAATTATTGCTGTTGTAACGCGTATGCACGAGGGCCTTGTTATGCTTAAGCAAGCCCAGAGTTGCACTCCAGTTCCAGTACCTGCTGATTTTTGTTGTCCACTTTCTTTGGAGTTAATGACTGATCCAGTGATTGTGGCCTCAGGGCAAACCTACGAGCGGGCTTTTATCAAGAACTGGATTGATCTTGGTCTTACTGTTTGTCCAAAGACCCATCAGACTCTGGCTCACACCAACCTAATACCTAACTACACTGTAAAAGCACTAATTGCAAACTGGTGTGAATCAAACAACGTGAAGCTTGTTGACCCCACTAAATCTACAGTCTTAAATCAAGCATCTGTTCTTCATGGGTATATGGAGTCTGGTACAACCCGGGAATCTCCTATTTTTCCTCATTCCAGGAGCAATCTGCCATCCTCACCTGAGTCGACTCGTTCCCGTTCTTTTAACTCACCAGGTAATAACTTACCTACTTCTGGTGGAATCCAGCGAGAGGGAACATCCCCTTTGCACCCTCGCTCAATATCAGAAGGTTCCTTAAGTGGCATAATTAATGGGCAGTATATGGATGCTGCTAGAACATCACCCACAGGTTTAGACGACAGGTCTGCTAGCTCAGATGAAAGCAGTGTAGATTCAATTGGCCATCCATCAATATCACCATCTAGAAGGGAATCTTCCGGGGCCTTCAGCTCTGAACTATCTCAAAACCATGTTAGAGCTGTATCTGATTCTGGTGCATTTTCTGATGCAAATTTTCAAGAAACACAAGGTGATGACAGCAATGCTTCTCAGCTGTCAACAAGTCCAGGCTACAGTAGAGATACTTCTGGCGAATTAAATCCCGGGTCAGATACTGCCGGTGCAGCTCCCATGCCATCAATGCATAGAGAACCTGAGTTCCCACCCCGGCTGATGGAGACTAGGTCTCGAAGCCAAGCTATATGGAGGAGGCCATCAGAAAGGCTTGTTCCTAGGATAATATCTTCTTCTGCTGTTGAATCAAGAGTTGATCTTTCTGGTATCGAGGCACAGGTTCGGGGTTTAGTTGAGGGCTTGAGGAGCATTGATCTTGATGCTAAGAGAGAGGCAACTTTAGAAATCCGTCTGCTTGCTAAGCACAATATGGATAATCGAATTGCAATTGCAAACTGTGGAGCCATTAACATACTAGTTGACTTACTTAAATCAACTGATACAAGGATCCAGGAAAATGCTGTTACAGCACTtctcaacttatcaatcaatgaTAACAACAAAACTGCAATTGCAAATGCTGGTGCAATTGAACCTCTGATTCATGTTCTTAAAAACGGGAGCCCAGAAGCCAAAGAGAATTCAGCTGCCACTCTTTTCAGCTTGTCGGTGATTGAGGAAAACAAGGTTAACATAGGGAGGTCTGGGGCAATTGGACCACTTGTAGACTTATTAGGGAATGGAACTCCAAGGGGAAAAAAAGATGCTGCCACCGCTTTGTTTAATTTGTCAATATTCCACGAGAACAAGAATCGTATTGTGCAAGATGGTGCTGTGAAGCACCTTGTGGAGTTGATGGACCCAGCGGCTGGAATGGTGGACAAGGCTGTGGCTGTCTTAGCAAATCTTGCCACAATTCCAGAAGGAAGAATTGCAATTGGTCAGGAAGGTGGGATTCCTGTTCTAGTTGAAGTTGTTGAGTTGGGTTCTGCTAGAGGAAAGGAGAATGCAGCAGCGGCTCTTCTACATCTTTGCTTACACAGTAATAGATTCTTAAGCATGGTGCTCCAACACGGAGCTGTGCCACCATTAGTAGCTTTATCGCAGTCAGGCACACCGAGGGCCAAAGAAAAGGTGCGGTTCTTTCTTTATAACTTCATATTTTAGTCGCCTTTTATTCTGTTTTCACTCTTACAAAAAATGGTGATGGCTTTTGTTCTATGTTTAGGCCCAAGCTCTCCTTAATCAATTTAGAAGTCAAAGACATGGAAATTCTGGGAGGGGCTGATCTTGAATCCCAGCCACTAGTGCTGTCCAACGGTTTTGAATTAACCCTCTATAGAACGTCTAATTTATACATTACATGATGCAAATAATGTGTGTAAATGTCTTTTGTATTGTTTTCGCTCGCCTGTAAAGTGGAAAAATATTTATGGAGGATTGATTGTGTCCTCTTATGAAAAAACTTTCATTGTTGTAACAATTATACATGTAAGTCTATTTGTTGTAACCGAAACATCTCTAGTTTTTCTTGCTGTGCTAGGGCATGATGGTTGAGGGCGAATAAAATTATCTGGTTTATCTAGTTACATCCTAATTGTTCCTTTCAATTTCGGAGACGATTTAGAAGCGGGCAAGGCAAACCCATCTTGAAGAAGCATAGCATGAAAGGCTcaaatatctataatataaaagaattataaaagaattaatggttgtggaaaagtcaaaaatactcctatttgatttttttgtcaacacattaaaattgtggttatctggtatttgtaccataaagttcttaattttattattaaaataatataaccctcatattttatcaaacttacgaAATCTTTCTCCATgctcaattttttttctctctgtcACTTTTTTCTTccacgaaaaatagtatttatgatcgaaatattatttagtaaaaaatggtatacgggaaaaatttattcaaaaaatctattattgatgtaaatatttttatatacgaaaatttaatattgattcaatatttttctaaatgatacctaaataaaaataatatttgtatacggaaaaaatctattatttgtgaaaaatggtatacgggaaaaaaatctactattgattcaaatatttttatatacgaaatttactgttgatgcaaatatttttgtaaatgatacttaaacaaaaatgaagtatgtatctggtaaaaaatctattattgattttaaatatttttatatgcgaaaaatattatttatgatctaaatattatttattcaaaaatggcataggccaaaaaatctattattaatctaaatatttttatatactaaaatttaatattgatccaaatatttttgtaaatgatacctaaataaaaataatatttgtatacggaaaaaatttattatttacaaaaaaattgtatttatgattcaaatatttttattcaaaaatggtatacgggaaaaaatctactattaatctaaatatttttatatacgaaatttacttttgatccaaatatttttctaaacgatacctaaacaaaaatgaaaacggtatatgagaaaaaatctatcattgatctaaatattttttatacgagaaatgatatttatgatataatatttttgatccaaaaatgatatacggaaaaaaactattattgatctaaatatttttatatacgaaaatttaatattgatccaaatatttttgtaaatgatacctaaataaaaataatatttatatacggaaaaaaatatattatttacgaaaaaatggaatttatgattcaaatattttttattcaaaaattatatacgggaaaaaatctatattgatctaaatatttttatatacgaaatttactattgatccaaatatttttgtaaatgataactATTCAAAAacgaagtctgtatacgggaaaagaAATCTATTATtgaactaaatatttttatatacgaaaaatgttatttattcaaaaatagcatagtccaaaaaatctattattgatctaaatatttttatatacgaaaatttaatactgatccaaatatttttttaaatgatacctaaacaaaaataatatttatacacggaaaaaaatctattatataaaaaaaatggtatttatgatccaaatatttttatttaaaaatggtatacgggaaaaaaaaatctactattgatctaaatatttttatatacgagaaatgatatttatgatcaaatattttttattcaaaaatggtacagaaatttttttttattattgatctaaatatttttatatacgaaaaattaatattgatccaaatgtttttgtaaatgatacctaaacaaaaataatatttgtatatggaaaaaaatctaaTATCTACAAAAAAAtcgtatttatgatcaaatatttttgatccaaaaatggtatacggataaaaatttattattgatcttacTATTTTCATATgcgtaataatcaattatttatctaaatattattttttcttttttaacatattatttaaaataaatgatatatccAAATGCGCGTAACCAAAAAAAATCCATACGTATGCATGAGTTTGTTAGTAATTGCTTGGTAAAAATAATAGATGATTTCTTGCTGTCCTATTTGATCATAATGAAGTAGTCGATCCTCTTTTGATAATGAGATTCTTGTAGTAATTATTGTCAAAATGAGTTGGAATTGTTGTGTCACAAATTTCTttttaaagtaatttttttaataaaaatttattttaaaagtattGCTTGTAATTTTTGTTATATTCACGGAACTTGCTTTATTATATGGAATATAAATGGTCGTTAGTAGTTGTTGGTTTGCTATATTTTTTCAAACATGTTTATGCATCACTAAAGTTCCATATTTTATCATGGATCGGGCCctaaaaaacttttaaaaaaacacAACCTTATCTTTTGGAGTCAGTCCACCAGGCCGGCCAAACGGACTTCGCTTTgctctattaaaaataaaataattttagttaatttttggAGAAAAAAGTTGAGCTAAGTTATAATTGCATAAGTGTATttcaattgaaaaagaaaagttaaagaggatgaaaATATGTTTCAAGATGATATGGTTAAAGAAATAGTGGTTAGATAAcggattttttttataagtattagaaataatattcagTTTCTTTCTATTTTTACATAGATATCTTTGTGGGATTCGTATATATGGATgttgatttgatgaatattttaaatatcaCTTAAGTAAGTTTATCATTACTCGCTCATTATGTTAAGTAGCTTTTATTTATTAcatcatttttataaatttaaaactataatataaaaataagagaCTGACCGGTCCATTGAACTGGTCCACACGACCTATTAGTAACTGCGCCGGGCTCATTTTTGACAGCCCATAAAATAATCGGACCCACCCACTTCAAACCGAAGCTGGCTGAACCAGACCGACCTATTTGACAGCTCTATATAAACACACTTTCTCTATttgtaattaaataaaattttatttatttttgttgacAATAACCCAATTGTCTTTTTCCTTCTTAACTGCATGACTTAAAGCTTTTTATAGAATGACCTAACTTTATTAAGCTtataagaccatttacaatggggtgttgaataattttttcaatagttgaatgtTTATAATGGTGTGTTGAATGACATGTTGAAtatgatgtggattaattggtgttgaatatattcaacatgttgaatgagaagggAGTGAGGACCACATCATATACTTTGCAAaattttattgtttgtttttattttttagatttttattttatcataattatttagaaaaatattttataataaattaaaattttttttcaccaaaattcataattttttttgtctataaatagagacttggttcatttgatttggacacaaaaaaaattctacctttttctctctaatttttttatttagccTCCAATAAATTATTGTTTGTAGTTCTAAACATCTTTTTAGTGAAATGATCCCAACAATAACCCTTATAACATTCAAAATTCTATTTTactgtattttattttaaattttgtaactttatttttttttaataatgattatccctatgtcatttttattacttgcaagaaaaaattaattcaaaatacacaattaaaaaataaaattcaaataagttattaaaatagaaaaaaaattaattaacttttaattattttaattttatttcaaataaatatagaATGGTGACCGGGAAAGGGAGAGGGCGGGGACGGGGGAGACCCCCGCGAATCTTGGGGCCTCCGACGCCGCCAACTCCACTGGAACAACCGCATATTGAACAAGAGAAACCACCGGAGACAACTGTCCCCTCGCCGGGACGCACAGAGGAACCTCGTAGCACTAATGGTATCGAGAAGACGATTGCTGCACAAAAATCGGTCACAAAGACAAACCCTAGTTCTGCTTCTGAAGAACCACACAAGCTTTGGGTGGATGTTATCAGTGTAAcaacccatattttctaattttaatttaatcggaaattaaattattatttagaattatttggcattttgttgaattattggagaattatggattaagggccattgggctggatggtgagattagtagtatgggggtgctaagtgagtaagcccattactaattattttatgttttcataaaataaagaaaataaggaaaaagagtcagaacgtgaaaaatgagaagtggaagagaagagctgaggaacgtaaagaggaaccaaagaggaagaagaccaatcaagaatctttggctaaggtaaggggggactcttccaattaccatctcttattgtaattatggatgatagtgcatgtttggttgtgttgttgagtcaatttgatcatatgtcagagttaggttttgggataattttaatagaagttgaataattgatgaatatCTCTGTGAActctatatagaattgtatgttaattgatgtttgtgttgtgggtattgtatcagttgttgtgttgttgtgttcttccatgaatactgaatctgagttatgggtttccaataattgtAAAGAAAtttaggttttaatgtgtaaatctgacataggataatagattgatgaaattggatgaataccatatgttaatgtgtgaaaagatggtgttttaaacctaaaatcgtagcctgttatgagtgaaaacgagtggaaaacagactggtgcgaaattgcatattttggagaaatactggtgttttgcgtatggaattctggcatacgcgtatgggatgaggccatacgcgtatgggtctgTTGATACTCGTATGGGATTTTTCAGTGTAAATTTAGTTTTGCTGATTTGCGTATGGGatgactgatacgcgtatgggtttgggtgatacgcgtatgggaggtgccatacgcgtatggcttctgtgagtaaaaattctgttttgtgattttcttcgaaagttcaattatgcgtaacttttgatccgtaactccgtttttagtgccatttcgagtatgatgaaccttatgagataacctatgagtttaaatgataaaatgaggtgtagctttcaattaattttgaattatgaatttatttcttgatgaatgatgtattgtacatatatatgatgagatatgacaatacatgctatgttttaaacatgattcgtatgatgatcttgtttgatcgtgtaatggaactcatgagatatgacatgtgatgatatgagtatgatttgaatactttgttcgtttgatggatgatatattgttgacatatgtgatgagatgtgacaatataagacgtgtttgaaaatatgattatgtgataattgttgagaattgtaaaatgatgattgaattgttttggaagatgtgaatacatgtatattcttaattttgatgatgatgattagtgtaatacatgtatgttctgtaatgatggtgctgatgattgatttgtgatgaatgatgttaatgtatatatgaacatgcttaataataatgatgatgatgatgatgaaatgagtatagatgatgctactcatagaatggagatgatgaaagtatgttatatatatatatatatatatatatatatatatatatatatatatatatatatatatatatatatatatatatatatatatgtttgcatgcattcataagcattgatgagggctgaatcctagatgatgagaggattcactgaatggcagaattcccattgtgtgaaatttgtgctggcagggccgtatatggatgatgatagatcggtcggtggatgatttccactggtgatgtttggtaccacatgcatagagtcagttgcattcatatgcatgaatttgataacatgactgaatgtatttcattgttatgattggtattgtgtgttttgtgtgatgatggattatctgaatatagatggattgggtgaataatataactattgatgtactgttatttataatgcaataatattttttaattgcgaatgagactcacccttacactatatttttcagattgaggatagtggctccgactcggtgaggattagctcatgagtcgatatgttgtttagcgtcgggtcatgctctgataggtgtaacactgggggaaacgttgtttttgagtttatgataataactcatttttgtttaatttatttgaggattaatacatcgatgatgtgatgtaatttgatgatgttattccgctgtgtcaacatgatatattatgaattatgagttataatgaaatgttccttagtgaatgcatgacattgacgaataatgtttatttattatgaattgtgacgcccttgtgcatgttactatgattttaaattgtttaatttctgtggggtttagaagggtgttacaatagtggtattagagcaggtcggtctgtccggccaatttttgagtcagttgagttgcgcgacagttgtatactgtcggtgttttatcccttggtacgcgacatgtgagtgaatcactgtcggtacttgtttgttttgttttaggtgttggattgaaacaagtgggggagaaacttcacttctcggttatgtttcagttgtaagatgattggtgctataggctgttgttggcaacagtgaaagcgttgttggagttgttgtttcccgaatcaaaggtgacttggaattaagacttgactggtaattaagttggagcatcttgaaggaggatgattagaggtaattgatgattatttgtgggAGAGGGGAATTAGAAAGTTGCAaggtatcagctctgctggtggactgcgaagttgtcagttgagtagccttgtgtctcggaagaggttcaatTGCAAGTTGCAAAAGGGATTGCagtcgtgatgtttcagaaatcgaacttcggagatgggatgtgttgctcaagttataagaatgtttggaagcgaagagatatgataaggggttgtttggaatgtgattgatttgaagatgatgagttttggagcggaatctccgtaagcaaaacgcaggaaagttgttgaatcgttatgaaacttcggaaattcataagtggagttctagacatccggtttgagttccgtttgaagcgggggaaagataacgagatgaactttgttataaaaatggttgcagcaacTGTAACATATTTAGTTGAGTCAGtaggatgttggaaagaggtgaagtcgCGGTTAcgcttgctcttagaactagacttgtttgttggtactgcacgggatatcagtgtcagagttgagcggattgaaggaataattaaaagctTGTTGAggagaaattttaaaaattaagtgtaccatttgagggaTTTTCGGATATACCGTATAGAGcatcgctgcatgatgtcgatgttgtattttcggataacgattggaaaattcataccTTGAGTTCtaagtgtcggattaatgtgccgtttgagcctacgaagagctgaaattatgttctaccttatgggagagttataaatacagtagaggtgattctatgaggagatattctgaattcggttaaggaagcgtgaagctTGTTAAATAGGAAtacctactaccgtgattgtttgaaacaaaattgaatagaacatgttgttgatgaatatgttgatgagatgttcgataataaagatgatttgggtgccgatggattttagtgaagatTGAATTAGTAGGAAAGGTGAATTAAACTTGGGAACAGTTGAAGTTGtaattgtgatgccaaagtaacgacatgtataaaagaagaattgtagagaacttctgacacctattgatgtgaggaagacctTGTTGATATTTCGAGTAGAATGATATTTGGACACGAAatatgtcatgggatttagagtaaAAACCACGGGTttatgaatgttgtcgcagtcttctgctaagatgaggattttgatttggaacgagatggaTAGTaaggtacgagtatattagtgattgtgAAGTTGAAAGTACTTAGAAAGCGTGTgacgctaagtgactatgaagtggA
Encoded proteins:
- the LOC131662187 gene encoding U-box domain-containing protein 4 isoform X1, with product MKISLLKMLVDSISSFLHLSFSGNMNSEPVSRYYHQAEEMLKLLKPIIDAFANSELASDEVLSKTFEELGHAVDELKEHVENWHLLSSKIYFVMQVEPLISRIRTSGLKVLQQLRVSNEFPDDELSSEHLENCVQKLKLLELEETSSVIKEAISDQLDGAGPSSEILEKIADRLGLNSNEEVLIEAVALEKLKENAEQTEKTAEAEYIDQIIAVVTRMHEGLVMLKQAQSCTPVPVPADFCCPLSLELMTDPVIVASGQTYERAFIKNWIDLGLTVCPKTHQTLAHTNLIPNYTVKALIANWCESNNVKLVDPTKSTVLNQASVLHGYMESGTTRESPIFPHSRSNLPSSPESTRSRSFNSPGNNLPTSGGIQREGTSPLHPRSISEGSLSGIINGQYMDAARTSPTGLDDRSASSDESSVDSIGHPSISPSRRESSGAFSSELSQNHVRAVSDSGAFSDANFQETQGDDSNASQLSTSPGYSRDTSGELNPGSDTAGAAPMPSMHREPEFPPRLMETRSRSQAIWRRPSERLVPRIISSSAVESRVDLSGIEAQVRGLVEGLRSIDLDAKREATLEIRLLAKHNMDNRIAIANCGAINILVDLLKSTDTRIQENAVTALLNLSINDNNKTAIANAGAIEPLIHVLKNGSPEAKENSAATLFSLSVIEENKVNIGRSGAIGPLVDLLGNGTPRGKKDAATALFNLSIFHENKNRIVQDGAVKHLVELMDPAAGMVDKAVAVLANLATIPEGRIAIGQEGGIPVLVEVVELGSARGKENAAAALLHLCLHSNRFLSMVLQHGAVPPLVALSQSGTPRAKEKAQALLNQFRSQRHGNSGRG
- the LOC131662187 gene encoding U-box domain-containing protein 4 isoform X2, with the protein product MKISLLKMLVDSISSFLHLSFSGNMNSEPVSRYYHQAEEMLKLLKPIIDAFANSELASDEVLSKTFEELGHAVDELKEHVENWHLLSSKIYFVMQVEPLISRIRTSGLKVLQQLRVSNEFPDDELSSEHLEKLKLLELEETSSVIKEAISDQLDGAGPSSEILEKIADRLGLNSNEEVLIEAVALEKLKENAEQTEKTAEAEYIDQIIAVVTRMHEGLVMLKQAQSCTPVPVPADFCCPLSLELMTDPVIVASGQTYERAFIKNWIDLGLTVCPKTHQTLAHTNLIPNYTVKALIANWCESNNVKLVDPTKSTVLNQASVLHGYMESGTTRESPIFPHSRSNLPSSPESTRSRSFNSPGNNLPTSGGIQREGTSPLHPRSISEGSLSGIINGQYMDAARTSPTGLDDRSASSDESSVDSIGHPSISPSRRESSGAFSSELSQNHVRAVSDSGAFSDANFQETQGDDSNASQLSTSPGYSRDTSGELNPGSDTAGAAPMPSMHREPEFPPRLMETRSRSQAIWRRPSERLVPRIISSSAVESRVDLSGIEAQVRGLVEGLRSIDLDAKREATLEIRLLAKHNMDNRIAIANCGAINILVDLLKSTDTRIQENAVTALLNLSINDNNKTAIANAGAIEPLIHVLKNGSPEAKENSAATLFSLSVIEENKVNIGRSGAIGPLVDLLGNGTPRGKKDAATALFNLSIFHENKNRIVQDGAVKHLVELMDPAAGMVDKAVAVLANLATIPEGRIAIGQEGGIPVLVEVVELGSARGKENAAAALLHLCLHSNRFLSMVLQHGAVPPLVALSQSGTPRAKEKAQALLNQFRSQRHGNSGRG